The Sulfitobacter sp. SK011 genome contains the following window.
GCAAGCTGGCGCAACACATCACGCAAAGGCGTGCGCGACAGGCCCCAAGTCTCTGACAGCGTCGCCTCATCCAGATCGGCACCAGGGGCCAGTTTCTGGGTCAGGATCGCGTGCCGCAAATAATGCAGAACGTCAGATTTTGAATGTTTGGGTGTCACGGTCATCCCCTGCCATCAGAAAAGCGACTCAATGGATGAGTCTGGGCAGGTTTAACATTGAATACAATTTGTGTACAATGATTCTTTAGTGCTTGTTGAGCCTCTCACTTCGCCCAATAGGCAGGATGCCAGCGTTGGCAGAATCGCGCAATTCAGGGGAATATAATGTCTGGCGCGCGCGGCCAGCATGCTTGGATGCGTAAAGGGCCACATCCGCATTCGACAAAAGCGCCTCCATTGACGGATGATCGCCGGATTGTATCCAGACGGTGCCGATGCTGGCCGACACGCGGCACTCTTGGCCGTTAAATGGCATAGGCTCTTCAAGACGGTCGATGATCCGCCGCCCCACGCGACGCAAGATATCGTCACTGCGCACATCAGGCAGAATGACGGTGAATTCATCGCCGCCCACCCGGGCCACCACATCCGTATCACGGGTTTCCTCAACCATGATCCGTGCAACGTTCTGTAAAACGTGATCACCTGCTGCATGGCCAAGCGTGTCATTGACCGCTTTGAAATAATCCAGATCAATGTGCATCACGGCAAATGATGAATTGCCCGCCACCAGACGCGACAGAACCGTGTCCATTGCCCGGCGGTTTTTCAGCCCCGTCAGCGTATCCGTGAACGCCTGTTCCTCGGCGGCAATCTTGGCCCCCTGAAGCCGCAGGTTTAGCCGCCGCGATGCTTCCATCGCGGCGGTCTTTGCCTCAACCAGATAAAGCATTTCAATGGCAAGGTCGGTTGCCGCAAAATCCGCATTGGTCAGCGAATAATCCCGCACGCCATCAAGGATTGAGATGCCAAAGGACAGATTTACAATCATGCTGCCATCCGCAGCAGTGGCAGGCACCATGATGCCTTTCAGCTCCGTTCGGGGTGCGTCGCGCAATTCAAGATGCAGCTTCAGATCGGTTGCCTGACGCAAGTCATTCATATCTGCGATGGAACGCGGGCGTTTGACGACAAAAACCTCCAGGAAACGCTGCCCCACCATCGGCACATCCGCCCGCATTTTTTGGATGGTCGGCCCGGCGTGGGTGATATGACCCGTTGCATTCAGCGTCAGATGCATCGGGCACAATACGTCAAGCACATCGGTACATAGCAACGCGTTCATCCGACCCGCGCCCCCAGATCAAATTGGCGCCCCTGAGAAAACTCCGCTTCAATCAATACAATTGAAACCGTTTCGATGCCTTGCCCGCTGCCTGTATGTTCCAGCAGGGCCAATGCACCATAATCATCGGCCATCACACGCAAAATACCCATCATCACATGGCCATAACCTGCCACAGGCGCGTCACAGATCAGGCTGAATTGTCCTTCGCCGTGTTCGCGCAACTCAATGCGTGGCAGATGCAGATCAGAGACCGCCAGCCGCGCCCGGTCCGGCAAGTCATCCAGCGAATGAAGAAAATCTTCAAAATTGACGCCGCCAAATCGCAACAGCCGGCGCACAGCTTCAAAGCTGGGATGCGAGACGAGATAGGTGCCGATGTCTTCCATCACGTCGCCACGCGGACGGCCCAGCACCTCAGACACGGTATCCAGAACCAGCGGTGTCAGCGCATCATCATAGGTCAACATCGCCTCAAACTCGACAAAGTCGAGATCGGCCCGTTGGATCAGATCAATCCAGATGTCTGTCCCGTAACTGTCGCAAACAAAACTCTGTATGCTGCGGTTAATAAGCCCGTGCATGGCTGCCTCATTCCCAATTTTCCCAAAGCCAGGATGCGGCGGCAGGGGTTAAGATAAAGCTGACATATGGGATTTTAGATATTTTGGATAATGCGCGCCGCTGGTAAAACCGTTTCGCACCCAAAGCTGAAATGATCGAAAAAGCCGTTTCGACTGCGGCTTTTGGAACCACAACATTTTTTCCAAAAAAGACCCATCAGTATGCTGACAATTCAGATCACCAACCCTCGAAATAAACATGTGCGTAACCTGATTGACGCACATATCGCGTATGGAAATTCACATTACCCGTTTGAAAGCAATCATCACCTGACCGCTGATGAACATAGCCAAAGTGATGTGCAGCTCTTTGCGGCCTGGTTCGGCAACAGATGTCTGGGGATTGCTGGTCTTAAGAAGTTCGGCACCCGGGCAGGAGAATTGAAGAGTATGCACGTTTTGGCAACCGAACGTGGTCATGGTATTGGGGCCAAACTTGTTCAACACGTCATTGCACATGCTAAACAGCAGGAAATATTGTCGTTTTATTTGGAAACGGGTAGCAGGGACGCCTCCAAAGCAGCCCGCAATCTATATGAAAAACTTGGATTTTCTTACTGCCCGCCTTTTGGGGCGTATTTAGAAGACCCTGAAAGCGTATTCATGCAAAAAGATATCCAAAGCGCCCAAGGGTGCCTTTCTTAGCGTAGCTGATGCTTCAGAAATCCGTCGGCGCGCCGCCCTCAGACTTCCGGCGCGCGACAAAATCCGCCAATTCGTCGCGGATCGCGATGTCCATCGGGGGGGCTTCAAAACTTGCCATAATCTCTTTGAACATGTGATGCGCGCGCTCCGCGGTCCAGATGCCGCCTGCGACCTCCCAGCCTTCAAAGTTGCGCCAGTCGCTGAGAAACGGTTGATAGAATGCCGTGGTATAGCGGTCCTGCGTGTGCTGGATGCCAAAGAAATGCCCCGCATTGCCCACGGATTTTATCGCGTCCAGCGCAATCTCATCCGGACCTGTTGCGCAGATCTCGGGCTGCATATAGCGTTGGATTTGTTGCAAAACCTCGCAATCCATGATGAATTTTTCCGGGCTCGCAATCAGCCCGCCCTCAAGCCATCCCGCCGCGTGATAGACCATGTTGGTGCCAGACTGCACCGCAGCCCAAAGCGAGTTTGAGGTTTCCCACATCGCCTGACCGTCCGGCACATTGGCCGCACAAACTCCCGATGAGCGCATCGGAAGGTCATAAAACCGCGCCAATTGTCCGGTCATCTGGGTGGCGCGCATGTATTCCGGGGTCCCAAATGCCGGCGCGCCGGATTTCATGTCGACATTTGATGTAAACGTGCCAATCGCACAAGGGCAGCCGGGCCGTACGATCTGTGCCAGGACGACCGCGCAGAGCGCCTCGGCCAGCGATTGCGCCACGGCACCGGACATCGTGACCGGGGCCATCGCGCCCGCCAGCGTAAAGGGTGTCACAACCAACCCCTGCCCGCGCCGCGCCATCCGTATCCAGCCATCCATCATTGGATAGTCGTGTTTCAGCGGTGAGGTCGAATTGATGTTGGTATACATCGACGGTGTATTGTCGAATTCTTCATGTGTTAAGCCATTGGCTATACGCACCATTTCCATCACGTCTTCAACGCGCTCTTTGCCAAGCGAATAGGCATGCATGACCTTGTCAGTAAGGGTCAGTTTGTCAAAAAGCACATCAAGGTGGCGCACAGACGCATGCACATCCACCGGTTCAACCGGATAGCCACCCGCAAAGTGGATGCAGTTGAAATACTGGGTCAGGCGCAGCAGATCCTTGCACATCTCACGGGTGCCGGGGACCTTTTTTCCAATTGCCATGTCGAAATAGTTCGGCGGCGAGGACACGTTGCCAAACACAAGGTTCTTGCCGCCGATGGTGATCTTGCGGTCCTTGTTGCGCGGGGTCAGGGTGAATTCTGACGGCGCTTTGGCGATCCATTCCATCACAAAATCACGGCCCATGCGCACGTTTTCACCGTTCACGGTGCAGCCTGCTTTGGTCAGGATATCAAGCGCCTCAGGGTTCAGGAATTCAATCCCGATCTCTTCCAATATCCGCATCGCGCCATCATGGATCGCCTCAACCCCTTCGGGGCCCAGCGGTTCTGTCGGTCGATCGATGTTGATCGGCGGGTTCCATGGCATCTGTTCGATGACCGCACTGCCACGCCGATCCTGGGCACCTGCGCGCCCGCCGTGACGTGTTCTGCGTTTGGGTGCATTTGCCATCTGGTGTCCTCCTGAAACCTGACACCAGAAGGCCTTACACCCGTGCGACTGACATTTCCGTATGCGACGGCACGTGTCGCTTTCCTATCAAGAGGGACGATAATCCGCGAAGTTGGTCTAGTGGCCCGCCCCG
Protein-coding sequences here:
- a CDS encoding GGDEF domain-containing protein yields the protein MNALLCTDVLDVLCPMHLTLNATGHITHAGPTIQKMRADVPMVGQRFLEVFVVKRPRSIADMNDLRQATDLKLHLELRDAPRTELKGIMVPATAADGSMIVNLSFGISILDGVRDYSLTNADFAATDLAIEMLYLVEAKTAAMEASRRLNLRLQGAKIAAEEQAFTDTLTGLKNRRAMDTVLSRLVAGNSSFAVMHIDLDYFKAVNDTLGHAAGDHVLQNVARIMVEETRDTDVVARVGGDEFTVILPDVRSDDILRRVGRRIIDRLEEPMPFNGQECRVSASIGTVWIQSGDHPSMEALLSNADVALYASKHAGRARQTLYSPELRDSANAGILPIGRSERLNKH
- a CDS encoding heme NO-binding domain-containing protein, whose translation is MHGLINRSIQSFVCDSYGTDIWIDLIQRADLDFVEFEAMLTYDDALTPLVLDTVSEVLGRPRGDVMEDIGTYLVSHPSFEAVRRLLRFGGVNFEDFLHSLDDLPDRARLAVSDLHLPRIELREHGEGQFSLICDAPVAGYGHVMMGILRVMADDYGALALLEHTGSGQGIETVSIVLIEAEFSQGRQFDLGARVG
- a CDS encoding GNAT family N-acetyltransferase; the protein is MLTIQITNPRNKHVRNLIDAHIAYGNSHYPFESNHHLTADEHSQSDVQLFAAWFGNRCLGIAGLKKFGTRAGELKSMHVLATERGHGIGAKLVQHVIAHAKQQEILSFYLETGSRDASKAARNLYEKLGFSYCPPFGAYLEDPESVFMQKDIQSAQGCLS
- a CDS encoding trimethylamine methyltransferase family protein, translating into MANAPKRRTRHGGRAGAQDRRGSAVIEQMPWNPPINIDRPTEPLGPEGVEAIHDGAMRILEEIGIEFLNPEALDILTKAGCTVNGENVRMGRDFVMEWIAKAPSEFTLTPRNKDRKITIGGKNLVFGNVSSPPNYFDMAIGKKVPGTREMCKDLLRLTQYFNCIHFAGGYPVEPVDVHASVRHLDVLFDKLTLTDKVMHAYSLGKERVEDVMEMVRIANGLTHEEFDNTPSMYTNINSTSPLKHDYPMMDGWIRMARRGQGLVVTPFTLAGAMAPVTMSGAVAQSLAEALCAVVLAQIVRPGCPCAIGTFTSNVDMKSGAPAFGTPEYMRATQMTGQLARFYDLPMRSSGVCAANVPDGQAMWETSNSLWAAVQSGTNMVYHAAGWLEGGLIASPEKFIMDCEVLQQIQRYMQPEICATGPDEIALDAIKSVGNAGHFFGIQHTQDRYTTAFYQPFLSDWRNFEGWEVAGGIWTAERAHHMFKEIMASFEAPPMDIAIRDELADFVARRKSEGGAPTDF